Part of the Roseobacter litoralis Och 149 genome, TTCGGTTGTATGTCCGCCAAAGGGACGCTGGTAAATCTTGCCCTCTTCTGTCCGGCTGAACGGGACACCGTAGTGTTCCAGCTCATAAACCGCCTTGGGCGCTTCGCGGGCGAGGTATTCCATCGCATCCGTATCACCGAGCCAGTCGGAGCCTTTGACCGTGTCGTACATATGCCACTGCCAGTTATCCGGGCCCATATTGGCCAGCGAAGCGGCGATCCCGCCCTGCGCGGCAACCGTATGAGAGCGGGTCGGGAACACTTTGGTGACGCAGGCGGTGCGAAGCCCCTGCTCGGCCATGCCGAGAGTCGCACGCAGGCCAGCACCGCCTGCTCCTACGACGACAACGTCGTATTCATGTGTTTCATATTCGTATTCAGCCATCGAGTAACTCCCGGAAGTCTAGCTGGCACACAGGCGCGCGCCGGAATGATTTTTACAGTGCGAGGCGAACAATCGCATAGAGGCCAAAACCCATGGCCGCATAGCTGACGCATGTCATCGCCACGATCGCCACTTTTTGCGCCACACCGTGCACGTAGTCCTCAAGTAGCGCCTGAACGCCCCCCGCAAAGTGCTTAAACGTTACAATGATCGTCAAACCGGCAATTACCGCCGGGAACGGGCGGGCGAAATAGGCCGTAACCTCTTCGTATGACGCGCCCAGCATCGGGCCAAAGGTAAAGACGAACAGCGGGATCAGAATAAGCAGCGCACCAGAACTGACCGTCATCGACCAGTGGTGTTCCGTCCCGGACTTGGCAGATCCAAGGCCCACAGCGCGCTTTCGGTCGGTTAGATAGCTCATCACAGGCCCCTTAGATCAAGATGATGGTCAAAAGTGTCAGCACAAAAGATCCGCCGATCACCGCATAGCCCATTTTATACGCGGTTTCGATGTCAAGGCCGATGCCTTGGTCCCAGATCAGATGCCGCACACCGGCAAGCGTATGATACCATAGCCCCCAGAGCGACAAGGTCATGACCACATCACCGAACCAGCTGGTCAGCACGCCATTGGCAACCGCGAAGGATTCAGGCGACGTTGCCGCCGCGAGAAACCACCACACAACCAGCAGGGAGGAAATCAGCAGAGCGTTTCCCGTGATCCGCGTCAAGATAGAGGTTATTGACGTGAGCTGCGGGCGGTAGATTCTCAGATGCGGTGACAAGGGACGGTTGCCCCGATTCACATCAGCCATGATATGTTCCTTTTATTCGCTGATATTCTTTTACTCCTATTATTGCACTTGTCACCTGCGGCATCGGCCAAAAAGCGCGTTAAATTGGCGCGATCTGAACAAAATTCTCCCTTTTGCGCGTTTTGTGATCACACCTAACAAAACCGTGATCACATTAATCATTTCGACTGAGCTGTCGCGTCGTTTCACGCTGGAGTTTGCGCTTTATCTGCGCCGGATAATCCTCAAAGCTGTCTGCGGTCATGACAAAGGCACCCTCACCGTGGATGAGGTTCTCGTAAAACCAGCCCGTCAGATCGTCCTCATCGGTTTCAATGGCCAGCGCGTTTACCGTCACCCCCAACGCGGTCAGTGCCGCTCTGCGACTGTCCGGCGCTGCACCTTCATTTGATATTCCATCACCGGACACATCAATGACCTTGCGTGCGCAATGCGGCACGGATTTTAACGCCTGTTCCGCCGCGATCAGGGCCTCGCCGACGGCCGTTGAATAGTTGCGCCAAACCCGTTCATCCGCCGCTATTCGGTCTGCAAGGCGCGCTACGTCTTCGGCCGCGCGGATCGCTGTCCAGGGTATGGTCTGCCGCTGGCGGCTTGACCCCGTCCATTGGATCAGCGTCACCATCGCCTCTTGCTCCAGCAGCGCATCCACGACGATGCCGTCCCTCAAACCCGCAGCAAGCCCGTCCATCTGAATGCGATATTCGTGTTTGTCTACAGACCCGGAAATATCGACGGCCAACACAAGCGCCAACTGGCAGGCCAGCGCAGCCTGCACGGACCCAAACAGATAAATGACGCCAACCCATATAAATCTCATAAGCCGAGGTTATGCCACTATCGGGACATGCCCAGCATTTTCAGCAAAACAGCGATCAAAAATTCGACAGGTCGCGCAAATATCCGTCCAGTTCAGAACACAGAATGATCTCGCGTGATTCCGGGTCATAAAACCCATTTGCTTCGTCGCAGTCCTGCACTGACAGATAAACGCTGTCGGGCAGGGCAAAATCGGCGTTCAGCGCGGCAACCTCCTCGGCCAGCACACCACCAAGCAAACCGGTTACGTCGCCCTTAAAAACAAGGCTCTTACCCGGAGCCTCCTCAGCAATCTCATCCAGCACAGGCCCCCAGCTTGCCTCGGCCAGTTCAAATTCATCGGAACAGGTGTCACGTCGTTCTTCCGGCAGATCAAGCTCCTCTGCGAGGTCATGGCGACCATCGGGATCAGCGCCATAAAACAGACAAATCATCGTGTAATAGCGCTGCAGGTCCGGACCATGTACGCCCCAGAGCGCAGGTTCATATTCTTCTGCCTCCCGCAGGAAACCGAAAGCCGCATCATAGATGATGTCGCTCGCATCGCCGTCATCGTAAAGCTGATGGATCAGCAACACGCTCAACACGT contains:
- the sdhC gene encoding succinate dehydrogenase, cytochrome b556 subunit, with translation MADVNRGNRPLSPHLRIYRPQLTSITSILTRITGNALLISSLLVVWWFLAAATSPESFAVANGVLTSWFGDVVMTLSLWGLWYHTLAGVRHLIWDQGIGLDIETAYKMGYAVIGGSFVLTLLTIILI
- a CDS encoding DUF4344 domain-containing metallopeptidase, producing MRKAFIAMLFAAMLVLPATAKSNDRTDDFVTANTLAILYHELGHALIDILDLPVFGQEEDAADVLSVLLIHQLYDDGDASDIIYDAAFGFLREAEEYEPALWGVHGPDLQRYYTMICLFYGADPDGRHDLAEELDLPEERRDTCSDEFELAEASWGPVLDEIAEEAPGKSLVFKGDVTGLLGGVLAEEVAALNADFALPDSVYLSVQDCDEANGFYDPESREIILCSELDGYLRDLSNF
- a CDS encoding DUF1194 domain-containing protein — its product is MRFIWVGVIYLFGSVQAALACQLALVLAVDISGSVDKHEYRIQMDGLAAGLRDGIVVDALLEQEAMVTLIQWTGSSRQRQTIPWTAIRAAEDVARLADRIAADERVWRNYSTAVGEALIAAEQALKSVPHCARKVIDVSGDGISNEGAAPDSRRAALTALGVTVNALAIETDEDDLTGWFYENLIHGEGAFVMTADSFEDYPAQIKRKLQRETTRQLSRND
- the sdhD gene encoding succinate dehydrogenase, hydrophobic membrane anchor protein, coding for MSYLTDRKRAVGLGSAKSGTEHHWSMTVSSGALLILIPLFVFTFGPMLGASYEEVTAYFARPFPAVIAGLTIIVTFKHFAGGVQALLEDYVHGVAQKVAIVAMTCVSYAAMGFGLYAIVRLAL